The DNA segment TTGTTTAAATGACAGTATGTGGTCGCAAGTTCCAGCAGTGCAAGTCATGGCATACCGCATGCTTAAACGTTTGAATAGCGAAAGTTGGGCGCAAGATGCTTTAGATATGATTTATCTTGAAGACGATGTACGTGAGTGGGCAGACTCTGCTGCTGGAGATGCATTAGAGGCCGACGAGCCAACATTAGATAACAATAAAGCAGCTTTAGCAGGTGGCGATAATGTAGTACTTATCAAGGATTTAGTGGTAAAAGGCGCTAACTTTACTGCTAAACGCGGTACTGCAGTACGCAATATATCCCTCACATCAAACCCGTTACATATTGAAGGCCGAGTAAATGGCACTCGTATCGTTATCATCAGTGACTACGTGAAAAAGATGTAGGATTTGGGCCTAAGTCAGGTTATTGAGTAACCTGACTTATCTTACCCATTAATTATTTCTTCAATTTGTTCTTCCAGTTCCATCCATTGCTCTTCGGCACTTTCAAGTTGCGGTTTAATTTTGCCTTGTTTTAGCATTAAGTCGCTTAACCTGGCTTTATTTTCTTGCTCATAGGTTTCTGGCAAAGCTAATTCATTTTCAATAGCTTCTAACTCAACTTGCCATTTCTCCACTTGCTTCTCTAATTTATCAGCTTGTTTTCTGAGTGGCGCGGCTTGTTTTCTGAGCTCTGCTTGTTGTCGACGTTGTTCTTTTTTATCTACTTTTTCAGGGTTTACATCAATAGATTTGGTTTGTGCCAGTGCTGATTTTTTATCATCATCAAGCCATTTTTGGTAATCATCAATGTCGCCATCAAAGGTGTCTACTTTGCCATTGCCAACAATATAAAATTCGTCAACACAAGACTCTAATAAATAACGGTCATGGGCAATTAGTATGATGGCTCCTGCAAACTCTTGCAGTGCTAATACAATTGCTTGTCGCATTTCTAAATCTAAGTGGTTAGTTGGTTCATCAAGAAGTAGTAATTGTGGTTTTTCAAGGACGATAAGTGCGAGTACCAAACGAGCTTTTTCGCCACCAGACATGGTATTAATTACATTAAGCGCTTGTTCACCGCTAAAACCAAAACGGCCTAGATAGTTTCTTGCTTGCAGTTCGGTAAAATCAGTTTTCGCTAACATTATTTGGTTTATTGCGGTTTCATCCATGCGCAATTGTTCAAGCTGATGTTGAGAGAAATAACCAATTGTTAATTCTTGCGCACAAAAACGTGTGCCACTTTGCAGTTTCAATTCACCTGCCAATGACTTAATCAGCGTTGATTTACCCGCACCATTTCGGCCTAATAAACCAATACGACTGCCTGGAACTAAATTTAATGTTACATCTTTAAGAATAATAGCGTCTTCTGAATAGCCACAGTCCGTTTGTTCTAACGATAAGAGCGGATATGGCATATAACCCGGGTTATCAAAACTAAAGCTAAATTGGCTGTCTACGTGCGCAGGCATCAAATCAGGTAATTTCTCTAGGCGTTTTAGCCTTGATTGAGCTTGTTTTGCTTTAGTGGCTTTAGCGCGAAACCGGTCAACAAATGAGGTTAGGTGTTTTACTTCTCTTTGTTGTTTTTGATACATCGCATCTTGTTGTGCAAGTTGTTCGGCGCGTTGGCGTTCAAAACTGGTGTAATTGCCTGAATATATTTTGGCTTTTTGATGTTCTATATGCAAAATTTGACCAATAACATCATCAAGAAAGTCGCGATCATGAGATATTAGAACCAAGGTGCCATCAAAACGTTTTAGCCAGCGTTGTAGCCATAAAACCGCATCTAAATCTAAATGGTTAGTCGGTTCATCGAGTAATAATAAGTCAGCTCTGCTAATCAGTGCTTGTGCTAAGTTTAAACGCATTCGCCAACCACCAGAAAAACTGCTCACGCTATTATTCAGCTGGTCTTGCATAAAGCCTAAACCGTGCAGTAATTCACTTGCTCTTGCTGGTAAACTATAACCATTGATAACATCAATTTTGTTAAGCAAATATGCTTCCTGGTTGCCGTCATCAGCATTGCGAGCTTGTTCTAACTGAGCTTCAAGTTGGCGATATTCAATGTCGCCATCCATCACGTAATCTAGGGCGCTTTGGCTTAAAGAAGGTGTTTCTTGCTTAACGGTAGCTATTTTCCAGGCTTTAGGCATATCCAAAATGCCGCTATCAATTGACAGTTGGCCAAGGAAGGCCGCAAATAGCGAAGATTTACCACAACCATTGGCGCCAACAAGGCCAACTTTATGACCAGGGTGAATGGTAAAGCTTGATGATTTTATTAAAGTTTT comes from the Thalassotalea nanhaiensis genome and includes:
- a CDS encoding ATP-binding cassette domain-containing protein — translated: MILASELGFDRGLKTLIKSSSFTIHPGHKVGLVGANGCGKSSLFAAFLGQLSIDSGILDMPKAWKIATVKQETPSLSQSALDYVMDGDIEYRQLEAQLEQARNADDGNQEAYLLNKIDVINGYSLPARASELLHGLGFMQDQLNNSVSSFSGGWRMRLNLAQALISRADLLLLDEPTNHLDLDAVLWLQRWLKRFDGTLVLISHDRDFLDDVIGQILHIEHQKAKIYSGNYTSFERQRAEQLAQQDAMYQKQQREVKHLTSFVDRFRAKATKAKQAQSRLKRLEKLPDLMPAHVDSQFSFSFDNPGYMPYPLLSLEQTDCGYSEDAIILKDVTLNLVPGSRIGLLGRNGAGKSTLIKSLAGELKLQSGTRFCAQELTIGYFSQHQLEQLRMDETAINQIMLAKTDFTELQARNYLGRFGFSGEQALNVINTMSGGEKARLVLALIVLEKPQLLLLDEPTNHLDLEMRQAIVLALQEFAGAIILIAHDRYLLESCVDEFYIVGNGKVDTFDGDIDDYQKWLDDDKKSALAQTKSIDVNPEKVDKKEQRRQQAELRKQAAPLRKQADKLEKQVEKWQVELEAIENELALPETYEQENKARLSDLMLKQGKIKPQLESAEEQWMELEEQIEEIING
- a CDS encoding PhnA domain-containing protein, with amino-acid sequence MSIEQTLKDRSGDKCELCGSQDNLSVYEVPPVAEPNSDKSILFCSTCDSQINSTDGVYDTNHWRCLNDSMWSQVPAVQVMAYRMLKRLNSESWAQDALDMIYLEDDVREWADSAAGDALEADEPTLDNNKAALAGGDNVVLIKDLVVKGANFTAKRGTAVRNISLTSNPLHIEGRVNGTRIVIISDYVKKM